aaaaaaactattttgtgaaattttcaaatcttttcataagaaatatgaaaaatcaaaatttagtcTATAAATTTAGTTGTATTATctatttttagactttttaaaaagtaacgcttgatttaatttttgtataattatttttattcgatGCAAGCAATgctgaaaataaaatcatttttgaaaaacaaatttaaaaaaattgaattcttAACCTTAACATatctaattttaaaacattgatttttttaagtgtatgcTATCAAAgaacatgaaaaacattttagttTACTATGATTAACTTTACTGAATTTACAGCTTTTCATGTGTGATTTTGCATATTCCACCTaaatagatgtaaaattacatcgagaaactgtataatttttttcaacattccaaatttacagtataacattttttttattcaagtattaaaataaaatgtttttcaatctGGCAAActacacaattttaaataaactcgAAATAATactaaataaataaactaaaacTAAATTCGACTTTTTTCCCTCTTCATTACAGGTACGCTCCATCATCGCATAACTCGAACGCcgtcacaacaacaacaataacaacttCAAGCAACATATTCCTCCATCGATACACAGAactcttcaaataaaaaaagaaaactttctcACCTTGCCTCCTATgagaatcgaactcatgacCGCTGGTTTACAAGACCAGCGCTCTGCCATCTGAGCTAAAGAGGCGGAGATAAATATAGATTGGCGCACGAGCGGACGCGTTCCCCTGCTGCGCTGCGAAAGCAAACGGATGATTGATTTTTATCTTTTGCGGGTTGAGTTGTTTTATCTACTTTTCGGTGGTTTTTTTTATCGGGTTGAGACAATTGAGCTGATTGTGCCGAAATTTGCTCCAAGATCATAACTCGTTCCGCGGCAAACCTTAACTCAACCCTCGACCTCAAAATGATATGATAACAATTAATTATTCTTAGAGTCCCTGGACACGACCCAGGGGTGAGAGAGGGTGGCATGCAATAGAAAACGGCAGCAGACTCCACCGGGATTTAGGCCACAGAAGACCGAAGCCGCCGTGCAATGTGTGCAATATAATCCGTAATATGGTCAACTCTCGTCTATCCTTGAAATGGGGAGGGGAGATTTTGCTACGCTTTCCCTTCGGGGACGGGGATTTCCCGAATTGGCGGTTGTTCAACGCGCGGCCAAAATCTCTTCGGAACACACCAAGGAGGGGATAAGGTTATGAGCCGGACACGGTGGGTTTGATCGTTGGATTTGCTTAAAattaattacatttaaaaaaatttcaaattttgaagaaatcgaaaattggtcagaatttaatatttttttactaaaataaacccatactttcCGAACATTGTAGGTTTTGCCTTGGCCAGTCTGTCCGTGTAGTTTCAATGTAAATTTTACCCTTATCAAAGCTTGAGGGAATTGCCATGAGGTGATTCTTGATAATGATTACTAACGTttgtaaaattcttttaaatttactttcaaaagaaattattgTAAATAACTAGTGATTAATACATTTGTATAAATAATTTGCAAGGTTGAATCTCTCTTACTGACTTATTTGACTATAAAATAACCATCTAACCAGCAATTCAGCATCAGTTCTCTTCAAAGTCTTGCCTTACCTACACAAACAATTCAAAACCATGAAGTTCCTCATTCTGACTCTCGCCTCTCTGGCCCTCGCGGTTTCGGCCCAACTCCAGCACAACGGTTCCTGGGGCACCCGCGGGCCGCAGGACGTCCTACTGTTCCGGGACAACGTCGTCGCCAAGTCCAAGTGGCTCCGGGTCAACAAAGTGGACCTCAGCTACCCGCAGAGGGTAAAAcatatacaacttttttttttaaaaatttcgtttaaaaaaactgcaatttttcaaaagggtcaaaacGGAGGCACCATCACCGCCATCAACGTGTACGACGGGTCCACCAACGGGAAGGGGGGCTATGCCAAGATCAAGGCCGGCGGCGTGGGCCAAAACAACGTCACCATCCGGTTCAAGTCCCAGCGGGGCAAGGCGATGAACTTTACGGTGGAGATTTACGGGCAGAAGTA
This is a stretch of genomic DNA from Culex pipiens pallens isolate TS chromosome 1, TS_CPP_V2, whole genome shotgun sequence. It encodes these proteins:
- the LOC120415620 gene encoding probable salivary secreted peptide; this encodes MKFLILTLASLALAVSAQLQHNGSWGTRGPQDVLLFRDNVVAKSKWLRVNKVDLSYPQRGQNGGTITAINVYDGSTNGKGGYAKIKAGGVGQNNVTIRFKSQRGKAMNFTVEIYGQK